A single Drosophila ananassae strain 14024-0371.13 chromosome 3L, ASM1763931v2, whole genome shotgun sequence DNA region contains:
- the LOC6502510 gene encoding uncharacterized protein LOC6502510 has translation MSEPEELPVEELPKRSSRQTIWYSIENAVEEKECPSCGKPMKSFKNRFAHIKKCFSIRKLGPVYRLHGYAECICGLLIADMPKAKKMHVCLGKIPAFEPEVYFESLPPVPAASPPPEPSLPESSRLPEKNTILKPKKQVWIRNFSSPIKPRGVQLLDTSPLEKPRARVSTLPRVRNFDRPPPAPSPEEVCVYSIIRQNGSIALTGRSILTQRGCNENITIVRKRIMRQGARKGGLS, from the exons ATGTCCGAGCCGGAGGAACTCCCC GTCGAAGAGCTCCCCAAAAGGAGTTCGAGGCAAACCATTTGGTACTCCATAGAAAACGCTGTAGAGGAGAAGGAATGTCCGAGTTGCGGAAAACCAATGAAATCCTTCAAAAACCGCTTTGCCCACATTAAAAAGTGTTTTAGCATAAGAAAACTAGGTCCTGTTTACAGGCTACATGGCTATGCAGAGTGCATATGTGGTCTACTCATAGCAGATATGCccaaagccaaaaaaatgCATGTGTGCTTG GGTAAAATTCCTGCTTTTGAGCCAGAAGTTTATTTTGAATCGCTGCCACCTGTGCCTGCTGCTAGTCCGCCTCCGGAACCTTCTCTGCCAGAATCCAGTCGATTGCCAGAAAAAAACACCATCCTAAAGCCCAAGAAACAAGTGTGGATACGAAACTTCAGTTCTCCCATTAAGCCGAGAGGTGTGCAATTATTAGATACATCTCCCCTCGAAAAGCCAAGAGCCAGGGTAAGCACTCTGCCTCGAGTGCGCAACTTCGATCGACCACCTCCAGCGCCATCTCCGGAGGAGGTCTGCGTCTACTCCATTATTCGGCAAAACGGATCGATAGCCTTGACGGGACGGTCCATATTGACGCAGCGAGGATGTAACGAAAATATCACAATAGTTCGAAAACGAATAATGCGACAAGGCGCTCGGAAAGGTGGCTTATCCT
- the LOC6496430 gene encoding transcription factor grauzone, with amino-acid sequence MDSSSCCLLCMCEYQEMMADYIDVHSARGTQLEIARIVGQHFPLQICLASNERICGRCWKTVSDFHALHEFVSAAQNSLQETKVLLMEDDPLTQAAPVYTDVPKLAVEQVEQVQAPSEVAGRSFFYPEVKIEEHELDHLPRIEILEGASSTQGNQDQLDGTTRRLRKRVKAEEGSITEQEKYEEPLESLELEPSPPKKKRGRPRKADTASATLTSTVIAIPDKPKEDTEVTLKSEEIEEFIDDDPDFSCNLDDGQAPSDNSSDDNFGSNDFDTDSDFELDSHAKQEFAVLPKRTVVRPKKYKKRTKPAEPKVRMSRELLEQRKKQQEEYDGIIAKFFTDVLPCSICNLLVHNFTEMQRHHRLSHQVDPGYMMCCGRKFTQRKVLAEHVLVHWNPDHFKCTVCEKSFQNSRHLESHQQVHMDPAIKLTFSCDICEKTFLSKTAIDYHKLNKHVPKSEFKFTCSECNKKFLTERKLKNHMSSMHDPESTIICDKCGKQMRTKIILKKHQELMHSDKPRPEPELKQCQICGAWLKGMTGLKQHMKSIHVESAGEHRCPICSKVSPNARALRRHIYHNHECERKFKCTMCEKAFKRPQELKEHTSTHTGEVLYTCPNCPMTFFCSANMYKHRQRLHRAQYEADKNQPKPPNILKISRIASSQNKSKQDI; translated from the exons ATGG ATTCCTCGTCTTGCTGTTTACTCTGCATGTGCGAGTATCAGGAGATGATGGCCGACTACATAGATGTGCATTCCGCCAGGGGAACGCAACTGGAAATAGCCCGCATTGTGGGCCAGCACTTCCCGCTACAGATATGCCTAGCCAGTAACGAAAGGATCTGCGGACGCTGCTGGAAAACGGTCTCCGACTTCCATGCCCTCCACGAATTCGTCAGCGCTGCTCAAAACTCATTGCAGGAAACAAAGGTGCTGCTCATGGAGGATGATCCTTTAACCCAGGCCGCCCCCGTCTATACTGACGTTCCGAAATTGGCAGTCGAACAGGTAGAACAGGTGCAGGCTCCGTCAGAAGTCGCTGGACGAAGCTTCTTCTATCCGGAAGTGAAGATAGAGGAGCACGAACTGGACCACCTACCTAGGATAGAGATTCTTGAGGGCGCAAGCAGCACGCAAGGTAACCAAGATCAATTGGATGGAACGACCCGACGGCTAAGGAAACGCGTAAAAGCCGAAGAAGGATCAATTACAGAGCAAGAGAAGTATGAAGAGCCTCTAGAGAGCTTGGAGTTGGAGCCTTCGCCGCCCAAGAAAAAGCGAGGACGTCCCCGCAAGGCAGACACCGCTAGCGCTACGCTCACATCCACAGTGATTGCCATTCCGGACAAACCGAAAGAGGACACTGAAGTAACTCTCAAATCAGAGGAGATAGAGGAATTTATAGACGACGACCCAGATTTCTCTTGCAATTTGGACGATGGCCAGGCGCCAAGTGATAATTCCTCTGACGACAACTTTGGCAGTAATGATTTCGATACAGATTCGGACTTTGAGTTGGACAGCCATGCAAAACAGGAGTTTGCGGTGCTACCCAAGCGGACTGTGGTGCGACCCAAGAAGTACAAGAAGCGTACGAAACCGGCGGAGCCTAAGGTGCGCATGTCCCGTGAACTGTTGGAGCAGCGCAAGAAGCAGCAGGAGGAGTACGACGGCATTATTGCAAAGTTCTTTACCGACGTACTGCCGTGCTCGATCTGCAACTTGCTGGTGCACAACTTCACCGAGATGCAACGCCACCACCGACTGTCCCATCAGGTGGATCCTGGTTATATGATGTGTTGTGGCCGAAAGTTCACGCAGCGCAAAGTATTGGCCGAGCATGTCCTGGTCCACTGGAATCCGGATCACTTCAAGTGTACCGTGTGCGAGAAGTCGTTCCAGAACTCACGGCACCTAGAGTCTCACCAACAAGTCCACATGGATCCGGCCATTAAGTTGACCTTCAGTTGCGACATTTGCGAGAAAACCTTCCTCAGTAAAACGGCCATCGACTACCACAAGCTGAACAAGCATGTCCCCAAGTCGGAATTCAAATTCACGTGTTCAGAGTGCAATAAGAA ATTCCTCACTGAGCGCAAGCTGAAGAACCACATGAGTTCGATGCACGACCCGGAAAGTACGATCATCTGCGACAAGTGCGGAAAACAGATGCGCACTAAAAtcattttgaaaaagcacCAGGAACTGATGCATTCTGACAAACCGCGCCCGGAGCCCGAGCTGAAGCAGTGCCAGATCTGCGGGGCCTGGCTTAAGGGCATGACAGGACTCAAGCAGCACATGAAGAGCATTCACGTGGAGAGCGCGGGCGAGCATCGCTGTCCCATTTGCAGTAAGGTGTCGCCGAATGCGCGGGCATTGAGGCGCCACATATACCACAACCATGAGTGCGAGCGAAAGTTCAAGTGTACCATGTGTGAGAAGGCCTTTAAGCGGCCGCAGGAACTGAAG GAACACACGTCCACTCACACCGGTGAGGTGCTGTACACCTGCCCCAACTGTCCGATGACCTTCTTCTGCAGCGCCAATATGTACAAGCATCGCCAGCGACTGCATCGCGCACAATACGAGGCGGATAAGAACCAGCCGAAGCCGCCAAACATTCTGAAGATCTCGCGCATCGCTTCATCCCAGAACAAATCCAAACAGGACATTTAG